Genomic DNA from Motacilla alba alba isolate MOTALB_02 chromosome 10, Motacilla_alba_V1.0_pri, whole genome shotgun sequence:
AATCCTTTGTAGTTGCTTGTTGGCTTTCTGAAGACTGTCCCAGTCCAATGCCTTGAGCAGCTGTAGGAGACTTCAAGGTTGGAAGAATTTTAAGGACAAAAAGTTGTATGCAGGGGCTAATTAACACAAGTATGTACTAAAGGAGATAGACTTTTACCTGCTTTTCCTTATGTCAGATGGTACCCTCTTGTTAGATTCAGTGGGAGTGGGATAGCACTGCCAGTCCTTGAGGAACACTgagcttgtttgtttgtttaaaatcttGGATTATAGAAGTTTTCAATACACATTAATTATGTgtcttctcctcctgcagccatcTTGTTTGAATGTGTCCAAACAATTTATACAATTTATCCCAAATCGGAATTACTTGAAAAGGCTGCCAAGTGCATTGGAAAATTTGTTTTGTCAcccaaaattaatttgaaatacttAGGTAAGGATGCTTGATTTCATTATGCTATCTTTAGTTTGGCCACAGTGGTAGCATTGCCTTACATCACTTGCCATGTCTTACATTCCAGGTTTAAAGGCTCTGACCTATGTTATCCAGCAGGATCCAAACCTGGCACTTCAGCACCAGATGACAATAATTGAATGTCTGGACCATCCAGATCCCATTATTAAAAGGGAGGTCAGTGAATTTCTAAATGTCAATAATTAAGTTAATGTTAAGGTGGGGGATAACATTTTTACACTACTCATTTTACAAAACTTATGTTTCCATAATTGTGAGAGAGCAGTTACAAACACTGTTAATGTGACAAGCTGTGTAGAGAAGCAgtgtatttcatttaaaaacagttGCTCAATTTGGTGTACTaaagctgctgttttgctgcttctttttttgaGTAATCAGaaccaattaatttttttgtgctttctctttCAGACATTAGAGCTTCTCTACAGGATTACAAATGGGCAGAATGTAATTGTCATAGTCCAGAAGATGCTTGACTACTTAAAAGAAAGCCAAGAAGAATATGCTATCATCAGCTTAGTTGGCAAAATAGCAGAACTAGCTGAGaaatatccttttatttttctgaactaGCTGAGaaatatccttttatttttctgaaactttGAAGTCAGAGCTCAGGCACCTGTAGCATTGATACCTATCAAAGCATCTTTCATGATCTTGTGAAGTAGGAAATGTTAGAGCTGTGCTTCCCATCCTTTCAAATGCAAAGGAAGTATGCAAAAGAAAGCACATACAAAAATGACTGCAGTGTTTCTTGTGTTTCACTGAGAGAAACTAATTGCACACAAATTTTGACTTTGGAGTTTAGCATTAAAACCTTGTGTTTTAAATTCAGACTTTTGAAGGCTTATACTACTGCATAGAGAGACATGTCTCAGTGCTACGTGCAGTGCTGTTCTGTAATTGTGGGACTGATCTTCCCTGATAGAACTCTTCATTTGTGTATGGATTTTAAGAACAGCACACTTTGATAGAAATAAagacaagattttaaaaaaatgccataaaaGATGAAAGTAATTATTAGGGATTTGGTTTATGATGGTCATTACTTAGGTTAGACCTGCCACTGCctgatttctctgtgtttttgtcTTGAGTTGTAAGTTTTTGATAACAGAGAGCTGCCTTATCATCCTGTTTGTGCAGTGCTTGGCATGGAGTACTGTGCTAAAAAAAGCTCAGTTGTCCTGCAGTATGCAAAAACGAATGCAATAACTCTgaaatttctgtgctgttgaaAATTTCCATTCATTAACTGTGTGTTTTCAGGACTTGTCTGAGAGAAGGCAAAAGCCAACTTTCAAAGTTAGCAAAGGCTGaccaaaaattaaatatattaaaaaaaccagcGAGGATTTATGTGGAGTGCTTCAAAATGTTTATGTGAAGTTGGTAAATCAGCAGCAAAGCACTGCTGAAAAGAACTGTTTTCTTATCATTGATCAAGTGATGCTGGGTAAACAAAAGATTATCTGGAAGCCTAGCACAGGACAAGTGTGAGCTTAAAATTGAGTAGGACAAATCTGGACATATTGTTCCTAATGTGTGAGGCCTGCATAAACTCAACTTTTTCAGCAGAGTAACTTCAGACTTTTCTAACTGATCACCAGTTTTCATGACTTTACAGGAAACATTTCCTAAAGGATACAGGAATATTTCCTATTTAGTTAGATGGAGCTGATACTTGCTCATTTGCTCAGCTGATATTTGCTCATCAGATCCCTAACTTACTGGGGAGATCACAATGGGCATTCCTCTGGAAATAcactaaaaaagaaagaaaaagttatgCCTTAGCATTTCATTCCTTAACATCTGGCCACATATGCCCCTAACAACGAGTGGTTCATCCAGACAATGAATGCTGTGTTCTCAGTTGGAGGTGACGTTGTGCATTCTGATATCCCAAACAACTTCCTGAGGCTGCTAGCTGAAGGTAACTCCCCACATGCTCTGAAGAATTAGACATGTTCCTTAATaatctgggtttgttttcttttcttaaaatgtacTTTGAAATATGTGGTAGGGTATGTTATTTGTGTTTCACAGAAACTGTGCTGTTTTCTGTCTAGGATTTGATGATGAAAAAGAAGATCATCAGCTGCGAATGTATGCAGTACAGTCTTATTTGGCATTACTTGAGGAGGAGGATAAATTGTATCCACAGAAATTCCTACAAGTTATGAGTTGGGTAAGGTAGACACAAGTCAGAATTCCATACACAGATTTGAGGAAGCTGTCAAAGGTGATAAtgcttttaataaattttttattaaactttaATTTTCAGTCACTTTTACTTGAAGTCAAGCTAACATGCTGAAATCTATTTTAGTGACCCCTTTGGTGACTGAGGGCTATTGACTTGTGGTTTGTGGAAAGGATGAAATCCTCCCTTTTATGCAAGTGACTGTTGGAATGGCTTAGCAGCCACCTGAATCTCTCTCACTGAATACTGAGAacctttctgtctctttctgtcTTCATCCAAATTAGCCAGATGTGGTTGTGAAATGCTCTTGTCGCCCTGCAGATGTCTGGCCAGGTGCTGTGCTGGTCTTATCTGATACCTGGGGAAGCTTCAGCTCCCACCCCAGGAAGAGGCTGCAGTTTGAGGAGATGGTGGTTAGTCAGGGCCTAGTTATATTTAGCTTTCTTTTCAAGACacttatttgaattttaaaaagccaaaagtTGGAGTCTGTTGAGGTGAACACAAAGGTCACTTCAACCCTTTTACATGTGAAACACAACATGGTAAAGAAATAACTTGGAACGTGTTTAAATAATAGTTTCTTGAATGTGAGGTGgatttattgtattattttaatactATATTCCAGTTTCAAAACTGAGAGCACTGCTCTAAATGCATATTTTGTCTGTTCCTTGTGCATAGGTGTTGGGAGAATATTTCAGTCTTGTTACAGATGTTGATCCAGAAGTTATTTTGACAAAGCTGCACAGCCTGATGAAGAAGACTTTTGTTACTTCTGAAACTAAAGCTTGGATAATGGCTGCAGTCACCAAGATAGCATCACACACTTCCTGCTCAAAAACAGTGGATGAACTAATCCAAGaactcagcagctctctggatACATGCCTGAGACAATATGCCTTTGAATTGAAGCATCTGTGTGAAGACAAAGCACTGATGAAAAGCTTGCTTCCATTTGATGCTAGTTGCACTGACCTGGTGGTAAGACACATTCcacattatttttcatgaaCCTCCTTGTAGTCCAGGGGGATGAATATTTTGGTGAAAAGGTGTTTCCAAAATGAATGGTATTTGCAGTTCCTACTGGATGCAAGTCTGCTTGAAGTGAGTTTTTAGAAACACTCAGGCATATGGGATGAATCATAGTGTTCTGTACTGAAAGATAAAGAACCATGGTGTTTAGTTAAGTAAGCTGGAATAGCTTTTAGCAAAATTATCATTTCATACactggtttatttttagttgtcttttgtttttttcaaagatgAGGTAGGCCTGCTTTAGTGATACAGTACTGCTTTTGAATTCTAAGGGTTTACCTCCTATTTAAAAACTACTGATTTTGGCCATGAAATTTCCCCAGTAAATGATGGAAAAGATTTTGTCTGTATAGCATCTTAACTGGTAGATATGGGACACGTGACATGAAGATCCTGACTGGCTGATAAGACACCATAATCTTCTGGTAACATCTGTCTCACAtagagcaaatattttcattgcctTTTCATTCCTTTAAATTCTGTGTAGGTAGATGCTTCCTTATCTTTTCTGGATGGGTTTGTGGCTGAGGGACTTGGTCATGGTGCAGCACCATATAAGCCTCATCACCAGAGACAAGAGGAGAAACTTTCTCAGGAAAAAGGTGACAGTTTAGTGCATTTATTTAATACTGGTAAATTACCTGAGAAGTATTAACAATTGAAGTGTATAgttaatttatctttttaaaatcatagtATCTCAACGCAGCTCTTGTCTGTAGACAAGAGCTAAGTTCAACTTAGATTTTAGTTCCCCCCTTTGTCTGGCTAATGTATATAGATTGTTGTTCTGTAGGTGAGAAAGTCTTAACTGTAATCCTTGCTGATCTAGAGGATTTGAAATTTGTGGGGATTATTAAAGTGAAAACCTGAGAAGTCCAGCAGTACAGGGATatctatttttctgaaaatagatttcattcttaatttttttttatgcctccttgtaattttaaaattgtctgTCTTGCAGCTCTGAATTTTGAACCTTATGGATTGTCCTTTGCTTCAAGTGTGTCCTCATCTGGTGTCACTGGCAGACAGTCCCCCACTGGTTTATCTTTTGGCTCTGATATATCTGGGAATAGTGCTGAGACGGGGCACAAAGAGTGAGTTAATTTGTGTTTGAAGTGAAGTACATTTAAGCTTCTGTTCTTGTCATTATCATGGGTCTTTGTTGCTTCATTGCACGGAACTAGAAAGAGTGCAGTTGAACTTGGAAACCTGTATCACATAAGAAGATCATCAGGTGAGGGCATCTGTGTAATAAGTAGGAAAACAGCCCATGTTTCAGAGTCTTCTGCCACTTTCTTCACAGACTGCAGTTGAGGTGATAGTTAATGCAGTAAAACTGGGGCAGGATTGCCTGATGATTACATTGTTTActaatttttctgctgcctttctttttctaaagatAAAAGTGAGGTTAAGGTTTGCAGTGTAAGatgctccttttatttttagtgcACTACATATTAATTCCATATCCATAGTTTCATAGAAATTAAGATCTTCATTTATACTCTGCTAAACTGGTGTGCAGGAAACCTTTCCAGAATCTTTATATTTTACTGCTCACTCTTGTCTATCAAAGCACCAAACTAGTGAATAGTGTTTGAACGTTGGCGTGTTTTTATGAACATGTTCATATGGCTGatcctgctttgttttgtttgcctttttagGACAAACACTCTGAAACTTGAGGGGGTACGGAGGCTGTGGGGAAAAGAAGGTTACcttccaaagaaagaaaacaaagggaaagaaaacgAGCCCCAAACAGTGCCTTGTGGCAGCTTATTAGCAGGACAGGTGGGGGAACCTCCTGCATTGCAGCCTGATCAAGGTGCCAGCCTGTCTGAGGAAgacaaagagaagcagcagttaGCATCAACTTTGTTCATTGGGCTGGGATCAAGTGCTGGTGTCAGCCTGGTAAGTGATTCTTTTGAGACTTAACAGTTTAAAGTTTACATATGGTCTTATTGAAAATTATAGATACTTGTATGCAAATGGAGATCAAATTAATGGTAAGACAACCCTACCCCCCCAAATCATTGAAAAACTATTGAGGATGGCTTTTGCAGTGTGATATTTTATTGAAACCTGAAACAGCTTGATGAAGCACCTCTGAAGCAAATCTGATTTGGTAACTGGAACTTTCCTCTGTTTACATGTTGTGCTCCAAGTTGTAGTGTTAATTTTCCTGAACAACTGTTCCTTGACCCAGCCTTGCAGAGCTGTCACCATTCATTTGGATGAATTTGACACCCTATGTCAAGaccattttaaatttatgtatGGTAGTATGTGGAACATAAAATATTACCTAATAGTGAATTCTTTTAAGACTGGCCAACTCAAATCTTGGCACTTAGCACTGGTTAACCAGATACTACCTCTGCTTAGTCTTTAATAAGAGCTTTTAGTTAGTTAAGAGAATCTTGAGTCACTCTTGCATTATAAGCTAATTTAGTATTTTGTAAGAGATACAGCAAACCCCTGGATCCATTCAAATATTTGGAATCTGTTTGTATTTGTCATCTGTTTTGATTCCTTGGTCCTTCCTCATCTCCTCACTGCATGGTATTAACAGTAACACAGCTGGTTGCTAGAAAGTTttccaccctttttttttttcctctttcctatTCAGATGGGCAAAGCAGAGACAGCTACTCAGAAGTTCAAAAGGAAATCGAAGATAAATGAAACTCAACAGTTGAGTGAGGAGGCATCAGACTTCCAAAACAGTGCTGCTTCAGATTTTGGTCCCTTACTTGATACAGTACCTGTTAATGTGGAAGACTCTGAGGGAAGTATGCACACAAGGTTAAGGAAAGCCTCCCCTTGTTCTTCAGATATTGTAGAAGACAATTTAGCATTTGAAACACCTCAGTCCCTCAGAAAATCTGTGCTGGATGAGAGAATTTCAGCTAACAGGCTGTCACAGTCATCTTTGTTTGCTGATAGCAATATTGAAATTTTTCAGCCTTCTTCAAGTGCTCAATGTGAAAGTGCCAGTGAAACACCATTGGTCCCTTCCTTACCAGAAGAACTTGAAGGGCTTCCTCACTCTGAAGTAGTGAGACTTTGTCAGAGTGATGCCTTAGCTCTGCATTTATGTAAGGTGTGGACAGATGACTCTCTGTTGCtcattgtttttgtttcaaataaaaccACTTCTGCACTTCATGCTGTGAACTTTGTGTTTGAAGAAACAGAACACTTTCAGGTAAGAAAATTTGTTTccattgtattttaaattcactTGGAACTTCTTGCTTTTTGCTTGCATTTAATTATGCAGTATTTGGTTTAATGAGATAGCCATGCCTTTTTCCAAAGTCTTTCCTTAAATCCTGTGGTACACTTGTTACACACAGCTTAAAAGGAGGTGAGAGAAATCTCACTGTAAACTTACTGTTAGTGGCTATAAAAGTTAGCCTCTCACTTGTTCAATTcaccttggttttgtttgcctCTGTGTAATGAATATATGAGATTTTTCCATTCTGAATGCAAAGACTAAACCAAATGCAAACCTCACTGGTCCTGCTTGGAGTGGTATGACTTGAGTTCACCTCACTGTGTAGATTTCTTCTGTCTGGGTATGGCTGTTGTGCTTGTGCATTCATTTCTATTTACCTGATAGGCAAACATGATGCTTTCCTGACACCAAATTTGTGTAAgcttctttcaattttttttgtttttcacaaacAGTCATGGTTCACTCTCATGCATTTCGTTGAGATTGCAGAGGAGTTgatcagtttatttttttacattggCTA
This window encodes:
- the AP4E1 gene encoding AP-4 complex subunit epsilon-1 isoform X2, translating into MKECMVRLIYCEMLGYESSFGYIHAIKLAQQGNLLEKRVGYLAVSLFLHENHELLLLLVNTVVKDLQSTNLVEVCMALTVVSQIFPREMIPAVLPLIEDKLQHSKEIIRRKAVQALYKFYLIAPNQVQHIHDKFRKALCDRDAGVMAASLHIYLQMIKENSSGYKDLTGSFVTILKQVVGGKLSADFNYHSVPAPWLQIQLLRILGLLGKDDPRTSELMYDVLDESLRRAEINHNITYAILFECVQTIYTIYPKSELLEKAAKCIGKFVLSPKINLKYLGLKALTYVIQQDPNLALQHQMTIIECLDHPDPIIKRETLELLYRITNGQNVIVIVQKMLDYLKESQEEYAIISLVGKIAELAEKYAPNNEWFIQTMNAVFSVGGDVVHSDIPNNFLRLLAEGFDDEKEDHQLRMYAVQSYLALLEEEDKLYPQKFLQVMSWVLGEYFSLVTDVDPEVILTKLHSLMKKTFVTSETKAWIMAAVTKIASHTSCSKTVDELIQELSSSLDTCLRQYAFELKHLCEDKALMKSLLPFDASCTDLVVDASLSFLDGFVAEGLGHGAAPYKPHHQRQEEKLSQEKALNFEPYGLSFASSVSSSGVTGRQSPTGLSFGSDISGNSAETGHKETNTLKLEGVRRLWGKEGYLPKKENKGKENEPQTVPCGSLLAGQVGEPPALQPDQGASLSEEDKEKQQLASTLFIGLGSSAGVSLMGKAETATQKFKRKSKINETQQLSEEASDFQNSAASDFGPLLDTVPVNVEDSEGSMHTRLRKASPCSSDIVEDNLAFETPQSLRKSVLDERISANRLSQSSLFADSNIEIFQPSSSAQCESASETPLVPSLPEELEGLPHSEVVRLCQSDALALHLCKVWTDDSLLLIVFVSNKTTSALHAVNFVFEETEHFQILESATSQFPVIEAQSVEHCQKCVRMNKVCTQALLPGSVSYQSEMETCLEFSVTLSLLDFIRPMEMTTEDFGKLWLSLSNDVKQNIKMSSCQDSLLAALDTLQQKLKLHRVDVIGNEGILACQLLPSVPCLLHCRTHSGMLALWFRSPCAALPDGLLYQCQRVMEES
- the AP4E1 gene encoding AP-4 complex subunit epsilon-1 isoform X1; this encodes MSDVVERTLSALPGLLGQHDPGAGPGGAGGPGRVSASSRLGSLIRSITALTSKHEEEKLIQQELTSLKATVSAPTTTLRLMKECMVRLIYCEMLGYESSFGYIHAIKLAQQGNLLEKRVGYLAVSLFLHENHELLLLLVNTVVKDLQSTNLVEVCMALTVVSQIFPREMIPAVLPLIEDKLQHSKEIIRRKAVQALYKFYLIAPNQVQHIHDKFRKALCDRDAGVMAASLHIYLQMIKENSSGYKDLTGSFVTILKQVVGGKLSADFNYHSVPAPWLQIQLLRILGLLGKDDPRTSELMYDVLDESLRRAEINHNITYAILFECVQTIYTIYPKSELLEKAAKCIGKFVLSPKINLKYLGLKALTYVIQQDPNLALQHQMTIIECLDHPDPIIKRETLELLYRITNGQNVIVIVQKMLDYLKESQEEYAIISLVGKIAELAEKYAPNNEWFIQTMNAVFSVGGDVVHSDIPNNFLRLLAEGFDDEKEDHQLRMYAVQSYLALLEEEDKLYPQKFLQVMSWVLGEYFSLVTDVDPEVILTKLHSLMKKTFVTSETKAWIMAAVTKIASHTSCSKTVDELIQELSSSLDTCLRQYAFELKHLCEDKALMKSLLPFDASCTDLVVDASLSFLDGFVAEGLGHGAAPYKPHHQRQEEKLSQEKALNFEPYGLSFASSVSSSGVTGRQSPTGLSFGSDISGNSAETGHKETNTLKLEGVRRLWGKEGYLPKKENKGKENEPQTVPCGSLLAGQVGEPPALQPDQGASLSEEDKEKQQLASTLFIGLGSSAGVSLMGKAETATQKFKRKSKINETQQLSEEASDFQNSAASDFGPLLDTVPVNVEDSEGSMHTRLRKASPCSSDIVEDNLAFETPQSLRKSVLDERISANRLSQSSLFADSNIEIFQPSSSAQCESASETPLVPSLPEELEGLPHSEVVRLCQSDALALHLCKVWTDDSLLLIVFVSNKTTSALHAVNFVFEETEHFQILESATSQFPVIEAQSVEHCQKCVRMNKVCTQALLPGSVSYQSEMETCLEFSVTLSLLDFIRPMEMTTEDFGKLWLSLSNDVKQNIKMSSCQDSLLAALDTLQQKLKLHRVDVIGNEGILACQLLPSVPCLLHCRTHSGMLALWFRSPCAALPDGLLYQCQRVMEES